In one window of Phoenix dactylifera cultivar Barhee BC4 unplaced genomic scaffold, palm_55x_up_171113_PBpolish2nd_filt_p 000832F, whole genome shotgun sequence DNA:
- the LOC103703216 gene encoding zinc-finger homeodomain protein 9 → MDPATKILDPDAKPKPFSFHNGSLKRHHRGLSSLAEAADAADFLYRECLKNHAASLGGHALDGCGEFMPSQAANPADPTSLKCAACGCHRNFHRRLPEPLLLHHHFDDGAGRQEGEDDMAGSRDEDNDGRDDEENGNADYHRRRRSSASPPPYFSPAPHMLLALSSGLPGAPSPGRPAAAPQAAAVLPRKRFRTKFSPEQKKRMHELSERLGWRMQKRDEGLVEERCKEIGVGKGVFKVWMHNNKHTFLGSARRGQAEIRNGSGGGGGDGSGGGGDGGGIEAAGNGSAGSGGAGNDQVVNGSPPPSP, encoded by the coding sequence ATGGACCCCGCCACAAAAATCTTAGACCCGGACGCCAAGCCCAAGCCCTTCTCCTTCCACAACGGCTCTCTGAAGCGCCACCACCGCGGGCTGTCGTCGCTGGCGGAGGCCGCCGACGCGGCGGACTTTCTGTACCGGGAATGCCTCAAGAACCACGCCGCCAGCCTCGGCGGCCACGCCCTCGACGGTTGCGGGGAGTTCATGCCCTCGCAGGCCGCTAACCCGGCCGACCCCACCTCCCTCAAGTGCGCCGCCTGTGGCTGCCACCGCAACTTCCACCGCCGCCTGCcggagcccctcctcctccaccaccactTCGACGACGGCGCCGGCCGCCAGGAGGGCGAGGACGACATGGCCGGCAGCCGCGATGAGGACAACGACGGCCGGGATGATGAGGAGAACGGCAACGCGGATTACCATCGGCGCCGCCGGAGCTCCGCCTCTCCCCCGCCTTACTTCTCCCCCGCCCCCCACATGCTGCTCGCCCTCAGCTCCGGGCTCCCTGGGGCGCCCTCTCCGGGGAGGCCAGCGGCGGCGCCGCAGGCGGCGGCGGTGTTGCCAAGGAAGAGGTTCCGGACAAAGTTCAGCCCGGAGCAGAAGAAGCGGATGCACGAGCTCTCGGAGAGATTGGGGTGGAGGATGCAGAAGAGGGACGAAGGCTTGGTGGAGGAACGGTGCAAGGAGATTGGTGTCGGAAAGGGTGTGTTCAAGGTGTGGATGCACAACAACAAGCACACCTTCTTGGGTTCAGCAAGGAGAGGACAGGCGGAAATTAGGAATggaagcggcggcggcggcggcgatggcAGTGGCGGTGGTGGAGATGGTGGTGGGATTGAGGCGGCCGGCAATGGCAGCGCTGGCAGCGGCGGCGCTGGCAACGACCAAGTGGTGAAtggttctcctcctccttccccttgA